Within the Strigops habroptila isolate Jane chromosome 15, bStrHab1.2.pri, whole genome shotgun sequence genome, the region CTGTCTCCAGATGGATTGGAGGGGCTTGGTGTGGATGGGAGCCTAGCACTGTCCcggagctgggagctgctttaTGCTGGGGAGTTCTCCCTCTGTCCCACGGGATCCTGCCGCCGTGGGGCCAGCAGGAAGGGGCCCTTATCTCACGCCTGCAGGCTGGGGCACGGAGGTGGCAGAGGAAGGGGCCGGGTGGGAGCCAGGGGCCGGGCGCAGCAGTCGGCCCTTTCCATCCGGTTGGAGCAGTGAAGACGGAGGAGCCATTTGCCAAAGAAAACTCCAGCCCTGACAATTGCTGTTATTCTTAACACCAgagctgtgtttgtgctgctttgtcCTGCACTGGGGCTCTGGGGCACAGCAGCCCCTGTGCATGAGGCTGTGGCCCCAGCCGTGCAGAACACAACCGTGACATGGCCCTGTGGTGGCACCGGGCAGGACATGGCCTGGCAGCAACAGGTCAAGGTGGGGACAGCGCTTGCAGCACCCATTGGTGTGAGGCCATGGGGTGCAGATTGTCCTTTGGCAATCTTGGGTGTTCCAGACAAGGCCAatttctgcagggaaggaaggacagTGCTGAAGTGATGCTCCTACCAAAATACCTCAGTGGGGAGGTGAGAGAAAAGCTGAGCAGTAACATCTATTGCAGGTCTGATACTGCAGTGGCCAGGGCAGTGCTCGGCTGGTGCAGCACATTGTTGACACCAGCCTTGGGGCTGTGCTTATGGATGTGGTTGGTATCAAAGCACCTCATCACAGGGGACCTCCCAGGAATGCATCCCCCTGCTTGGCTGTGTCCACCCCgtgaggagcagggagccaCTGGATGCAGTGATGCTGCGGCTGGATGGTGATGTCTTTCTCTCCTCGCAGTGAATCCCTGCTGCTATTTCCCCTGCCAGCACCAAGGGGTGTGCGTGAGGGTCGGCCTGGGGGGGTATGAGTGCGACTGCACGCGGACAGGATACTTCGGGGACAACTGCACCTCCCGTAAGTCCCTCTTGCCCGGAGAACCCCTGGCACCCATGGGTCCTGGAGTGGCACATTGTGCCTGCAGCATGGGGCCTTTAGTGGCATCATTAGTGGGGTGAGTGATTTGCCTGGTCTGTTCCCCTCAGCTGAGCTCTGGACGTGCATCCGCAACCTGCTGAAGCCCAGTCCTGCCTTCTACCACTTCATCCTGACCCACTTCAAGTGGTTTTGGGACATCATCAACAGCACCTCCATCAGGGACACGCTCATGAGGCTCGTGCTCATAGGTGAGGGGTTGGAGTGGGTCTTGGGGTGCAGCAGGACTTGGGGACCCCTTGGGCATCAGCAGAGGTGTGGGTAAGGGTGGCACAGATGCTGAGTGGCTCCCACGGTCACAGTGGGCACCGGGCTTGAGTCACCTCGGTGGGAGACCCAGGGAGCTTGTCACCTATCACTCCATCCCCCTGTCACACCATCACCCTGcctgtggggtgcagggggtcTGCAGGCCGGGCTGTCTGTGTGTCCCCATCCGCACCAGGCTTCCAGCCTGCTGGAAAACATGAGCAGCTCTTGGCACGCCATGCTCCTGGGGCCAAAGGGCTCTTAAGCAGCCGCATGGAAAGCAGACTGCGGAAATATGGCCCTTGTTATTCATGTCCCcacattcataaatatttagGTTCCAGCTCTTGGAGCTGTAGCGACACGTTCACAAGGCTCTGGCTGTTGGTTTTACCGTTTCTATGTGGTTATCATCTCATCCAAGAATCCATTTAATGCGTTAGTATGagctttcctcttctgcaaGGGAACTGCAGCCTTTAAAAGACTTGGAGCAAAGCCTGGGATGCCCACATGCCTCCACTGCTGGTACCTTTCTGGGATGTCAGGCGAGGGTGTCTAGAAGGACTGGGCTggtgggcaggggctgggggcagagccTATGGGGTGCTGCCACATGTGACTCCCTCCTCTCTTTTCAGTTCGTGCCAATCTCATCCCCAGTCCCCCCACCTTTAACTCTGACTATGGTTACATCAGCTGGGAGGCCTATGCCAACGTCAGCTACTACACCCGCATCCTCCCGCCCGTGCCGGAAGACTGCCCAATGCCCATGGGGACCAAAGGTATGTGGCTGGCCCGGCACCAATGGGGCTGAGGTGCTGGAGTAGCACCGTGGGTCCATACCTGGTGCAGCATCAGTGTTTCCCAACCACCCATCCCAAGCTTTCACTGCTATGGATACATCTACAGGGCACTGCTGGCAGTGCCACATGCTTCCTCTGTTCTGCCCAAGCTggcctgcaggcaggagctgcttgaTGGTATCCAAAAAGCTGCTGGAACAGCTCAGGTTGAGCTGCTGGGGCATGTCGTAGCATGTGTAAGAGGGCTGTAAGAAGTCTGTGCAGAGGAACCAGTGCCTGATGCTGCGGcagacacagcagcacacaCCAACAGCCCCATGGCCAGCACTGGTACCCAGATGGGTCAGCACAGGGGCATCTGCTCTTAACCTACATCCtttgcagggaagcagcagctccctgacccccagctcctggcagagAGGTTCTTGCTGCGGCGGAGGTTTGAAGCTGATCCCCAAGGCACCAACCTGATGTTTGCCTTCTTCGCCCAGCATTTCACCCACCAGTTCTTCAAGACATCCGGGAAGATGGGACGTGGCTTCACCAAGGCACTGGGGCACGGGGTGAGGGATGCTGGAATGCCTCGGGGCATGGGGCATGCAGTAGTGAGGAGAGGACCAGGGCATGCCTTTGGAGCAGCCTTGATGCTATAATATCTTGGCAGGTGGACCTCGGGCATTTGTATGGGGACAACCTGCAGCGGCAGCACCAGCTGCGACTTTTCAAGGATGGGAAGCTGAAATTCCAGGTACCACCCCGCACAACCAAACACGTCTCAGCCCTGTGATCCAGAGCTGTTTCAAGCCACATCCCCCTGGCAGCTCCAGGGAAGCCCCAGCCCCATGTGGCTGCTGGCCAAAGGCGCCTTATCAGAGGGAGAAGCATTGGGGTGTAGCTGTTCTGATGGCAGCAGACATTCCATAGTTGCGGCTGTATGAGGGAGGTGTTTCTGTTCCACTCACTGCTTGCAGAACAGTCCTGTTGCCCGTAGGGCCTGGCTGGACAGGCTTTCACCCAGGTggttttctcccctcctctctttctGTTATCTCATTCTTGTCTCCCCAAGGTGGTGGATGGAGAGGTGTACCCCCCCACGGTCACTGACGCCCCAGTTCACATGGTCTATCCGCCTGCTGTCCccaaggagaagcagctggCGATAGGGCAGGAGGTATTCGGGCTGCTGCCGGGGCTCTGCATGTACGCCACGCTCTGGCTGCGTGAGCACAACCGTGTCTGTGACATACTGAAACGGGAGCATCCCACCTGGAGCGATGAGCAGCTCTTCCAGACAGCTCGTCTCATCCTCATCGGTGAGgaccagcagagctgcagggcacGGGCACCACAGAGCCCCGTGTCCCACCTCCCtgggtgttgtggtttaaactcagaaccacgcagccgctcactcactctcttccttcttccctccccactcctggagggatgggtaggagaatggaaagaatgtaaatcttataggttgagataagagcaacAAAGTGTAATACAAAACAATAACTGAGAAACTAAGGTTACAAATAtactgtaatacaaaaccactactgctaccagcaataataataatgttaagggaaataacaagggcagaggatacaattgctcaccacccgctgaccgatacccagcccgacccgagcactgatctgggccttccaggtgactccccccagtttctatactgggcataacgtgctgtggtatggaatacccctttggccagtttgggtcaggtgtcctggctctgcttcctcccggcttcccgtgcccgtcctcactggcagagcatgagactgaaaagtccttgattggagtaagcattactgagcaacacctaaaaacatcggtgtgttatcagcgctgtttgcaggctaaagtcaaaaacacagcactgcaccaggtactaggaaggagaaaaataactgttacggctgaacccaggacactgggCAAGCCCCAACGACTTGGGCACTGATTGGTCTCTGTTTTGGGGTGGTGACCAGACTAGCTTTAGAGGCTGGAGGAGTTTCTTTGGCAGCCTTCCGGGGATCGTTGGCTTTGGTCCATATAGCAGAAATGGGCTTTGAGCCATcaaaaatatgaattttgaATTATTGCATTTTAACGTTCATCATGAATTTACTATAATCTCATAAAAAGTCATTTTTGACCAGAATCCAGACAAATCCCTGTCATCACATTATCGGCGAGAAGCGTGTCGAGGTCAGCTTCCTCAGGAACCATTTCGGGTTTGGCAGACTGACCTTTGCTGCTTAAAAAGTGATTAACTGACAAATtcccaaccaacaaaacaagcCCATAGTCAGAAGGGTCCCAGGGGGTGGATGAGTGCTGAGAGGTGCTTCCATAGCACGTGGGTAACGTCTCGGGCTACAGAGCTGGtagctcctgctgctgacagccGCTTCTTCTGCCTCCTAACCAGGAGAGACCATTAAGATCATCATTGAAGACTATGTCCAGCACCTCAGCGGGTACTACCTGAGCCTCAAGTTTGACCCTGAGCTGCTCTTCGGGACACAGTTCCAGTACCGGAATCGCATCGCAGTGGAATTCAACCAGCTCTATCACTGGCACGGGCTGATGCCCGACTCCTTCGTCATCCAGGGGGAAGAGTACAGCTATGAGCAGTTCCTCTACAACACCTCCATGCTCCTGGACTATGGTGTGGAGGCATTGGTGGAGTCCTTTTCCAAGCAGATTGCAGGAAGGGTAAGgtcttctctccccttcttgCCAGTGCCGGGGCTGTGGAACCCCGGGAACATCCCAGTTCCCATTCAGCAGTGGGTCATATCTCACACATAGAGTCTTCTGCTCAGGGCAGCACCTGGTGGGCAGGCCATGGGTCCTCCCACATGCACCATAGCAAGGCTGGGCCCTGACAGCCCCATTTGCTTTGCTCTCAGGACTCTGCAGTAAACATCACGGTGATGTCAAGAGCCTGCAGTAAGCTGGGATCTTCCAGCCCAGACCTGGCTGTGGAGCAGCCTGGGCACGGGAGCAGCACGTCTGGCACTGTTCTTTGCTGCCATCACATGGATGCTTTCCTCCAAGTGATTACATCTACATTCCTGACCCTCTTCGCTTCTGCAAAGTAGCAAGGCTGAGGTGCAGACCTGCTGTTGTTGGGTGCTTGGGTTGTCCCAAACCCCTGTAATCTCTCCCCTCCTTTCAGGCCAGTGGGCCACTGCCCTTCTGGGGCTTCTCCGGGACAATTCTCTGACCTGCCCTAGGAAAAGGACTGAAGAGCCCAAGCTGCTCTACAGCTGTGTTCTGGCACTGTCCAGTGATTCCTCCTCTTGGTGCTGTTCTCCGACATGCCCAGGACATGAATGCTTTAGTGTAGTAGCTCTGGAATggatgctggtgctgcctgtgcctcACATGTGCTCCTCCTTGTGTTCTCACCCTCCAGATCGGTGGGGGACAAACCATCAACGCCAATGTCTTGAAAGTGGCTGTTGGGGTCATCAAGGAATCCCGGCAGCTCAGGCTCCAGCCATTTAATGAGTATCGGAAGAGGTTTGGCATGAAGCCCTACAAGTCCTTTCAGGAGCTCACAGGTagggctgcagtgctgctgtgggagtTCTTGGGGTTCACTGGGGCAGTGCAGATGCTCTGTGCCCACACTGGGGTGTAAGACCATGAGCTGCTCCTCTGGGAGCTGGCTGGGTTGTGGGAGATGCCACGTTCCCATTATCCACAGCAAGGCCAGTCCTTGCCAGGGGTGATTCCCTTGCTAAAGCACTCTGATGTTCACTTggtgcaggagaggaagagaaagcgGCAGAACTGGAAGAGCTGTATGGAGACATTGACGCTCTGGAGTTCTATCCAGGCTTGCTGCTTGAGAAACCCCAACCCAATGGTATTTTTGGGGAAAGCATGGTGGAGATTGGAGCTCCATTTTCCCTGAAGGGGCTTCTTGGAAACCCCATCTGCTCCCCAGAGTACTGGAAACCCAGTACATTTGGCGGAGCAACTGGCTTTGAGATAGTTAAGACAGCATCGCTCAAGAAGCTCGTGTGCCTCAACGTGAAGAAGTGCCCCTACGTGGCGTTTCGTGTGCCAGATGCTGTGGAAGGTGGCAGCCCCCAGGATGGTGGACATTCTACTGAGCTctagcagcagcacagcctgcccAGGTACCATCAAAGCTGAGCTCCAGGCCTGGTGCTGAATATCCCATTCCTTCCTGCAGGTAGTGGGGATGCCCACCACTGTGCTGAGAAGCAGGAGGACAGAAGATGGTCCCATGCTGGGCATCCTCCACACAAGCCCTCTAGGAGAGGCTTGTACCAGCTCTGTGAAAACCCTGAGTGCCTCTGgacttgtcctgggttcagctgtaacagttatttttctccttagtagctggtgcagtgctgtggtttcaactgcagcctgagaacagtgctgataacacactgatgtttttaggtgttgctcagtaatgcttactctgattaaggacttttcagtctcatgctctgccagtgaggaggggcacgggaagccgggaggaagcagagccaggacacctgacccaaactggccaaagggttattccatcccacagcacatcatgcccagtatagaaactggggggagtcacctggaaggcccagatcagtgctcaggtcgggctgggtatcggtcagcgggtggtgagcaattgtattgtgcatcacttgtgtttattggtttcttttcctttctccttttagttttatattctctccccttgttatttcccttatcattattattattggtggtagaagtagtagttttgtattataccttagttagtagtagtggttttgtattataccttagttagtagtagtggttttgtattataccttagttagtagtagtggttttgtattataccttagtaGTActaagtatatatataaattttataaaatttttaatttttaaatatataaatattatatatatatttttattataccttagttactggactgttcttatctcaagccatgggatttacattctttccattctcctccccatccctctgggagcaggggggaaggaggaggagtgtgagcaagcagctgcgtggttctgagttaccggctgggcttaaaccatgacaggagTGTGACTGCCACCACTGTCCTCAGCAGACCCAGTTCTCTTGCTAGTGAATACCTTGCACTAAGCCAGCTTTGGGGTTTCCCAGGGGGCACCCACCTCCTCAGGACACTCTGGACTCCACTGTGCTCTGTCACCCTTTCCAGCATCAGGCCACCCGCAGCTCCTCTTCCACAGGGATTTCCAGGTTGGGACAGAGGACTGAAGAGCCCAGGGAGCCCTCATAGCCTTTCCTCCTGTGCTGCACCCGGTGAAGATGCTGAGCTTCCcaaggaggtggaggaggcaGGTGGCAGCACACAGAGGGACAGGAGGACACGCTGTAGGTGTTCATGCTGGCCCAGTGGTGGCCAAGCTCGCAGTGGGAACCTGCCCTGatctgcttctcctgcagccacACTGGGCCCTCCACCCCAGCCTGCCCAGCACACAGGCGTAGCTGAGACTCAGCCAAGAAGGAACCAAAGCAATATCTGCATGAGGAGACCAGGGGAGAAGCATCAGATCAGACCTCCTGTGTGTCACACCAGCTCCCTAGGACCAAGGCACACACCACCAGCCTCCCAAACTGGGCTGCTTGGAGCAAGATGCTACCTCTGTGTACACACAGCGATGAAATCTCttccattctgtgatcctggaTTAACAGCTCAGCAGATGGCATCTCCGCGGCACAGAGAGCCTGCTTCTGTCCTGCTCCAGAAACGCACACAGACATCAGCCCTCGCTGACATAATGACACAGGAGCTGGCAGCCACCATCACTGGCCCCGATCCCCATCAGATCCCGGTTCACCTCCAGGAAAATGGATGTTTAATataataaatgatttttaaaactcagCTCTCATTTcctccagccagtttccaaGCTTTGTCTCACCAGTGCCAGGCCCTGCAAGAGGCCAGGATGctcagaaggcagcaggagctgggagagagAAGTCCCTGGAGCGTGTTAGGAGGACAGCACAGCAAGGCAACATCTGCAAGTGGAGACTCGCAAGGCAAGAGCCTTCTTACGCTCCCTTTAACCATTCCTCaactttccccttcctttcccctctggCTGGGAAGCCAGCGTGCAGCAGGGACACTGTGCCCAGGTACCAGAATGACCCACACCCACCAACAGCTTGTTAGGTGGCAGTGTTGGGGGTCTCTCCCCAAGGGTCTGCCTGGCTGTACCCTGTGCTGTGCCCCTCCAAGGACCACAACCGTCACTGTGCTTTCTTCACTCAGCCAAAACCACAACACTcaggaaaaaggcaaacagcagcaaatgggGAGCAGTACCTCATCCAAAGTTTGTCAGTGTGTCTCAAATCCACACTGGGATCTCCATGCCCCATGTCTCCAGCCACCTGGAGCACACTTGCAGAACACATGTGGCCACCCCTTCCCTGCACTGAGCTGCTCCAGGATCCTTTAACATCCGGCTAAAGGCACAAGCTTGGCTGgtttcctgcttttgtttctggCTATCGAAGGCAGCCAGCGCTGTTTGGTGCCAACTGATAAGGGTATAGGAGTCCATCAGGCACAGAGAGCTGCCTAGATGCTCTCTGCCACCAAGGAGGAATGTTTGACCAGGAACTAGCTCAGCTGAGCTAACGCTAGCAAACCTGACATCCCCTCCAGCCATGCCACCAGCTCCCACATGGCACAGCCCAGGACAGTGAAGCGTCTCCCTCCTGCACCTCACCCTTCTGCTGTgggaaaagctttgaaattgTTTCACCATAGGACAAACACTATCAAAACTTTCTCCTCTGTGAGCCTGGAGACTGGACATGGAGCTTCCTAAAGTCCAGCACTGCCGAGCCCTTGCCTTTTCCTTGCTAGTCTTTCAGACACGGCACTTAGTAGAAATCACTCACATCCTCACCAGCGTGTCCATCACTCGCGCAGCCACATCCAAGTTAGAAGACAGCAGTTTACATCTAAACATGATGTTTAATCTGGTGCATCCACCAGCATCACCCAACCAAGGCGAGGGCTCCTAGTGCCCCTCAGCACTGCTCCAGGGACGGTGCAGAGGTGAGTGCTGCTGTTTGAGCTCTTGGTAAACGCAGCTTGTTGGACATCCTCTGAATTTTAAACAAGCACCTCTGAGCAGCCAAGCTGCAGCTTTGCCTGTACGGGGACTGACGTGGATGGGAGGACGTGCGGTGCAAGCAGCAACAATGAGAACATCTGCATGTGGTTCTGTGACCTCTTAACTGATGATTCACTGAGCGGGAGATTAGTGCTGACCAGAGCAGACAGTACAAGGAAGACCTCTTGCCTGCAATGCTTTCTCTTGttagagggaagggaagggc harbors:
- the PTGS1 gene encoding prostaglandin G/H synthase 1 isoform X3 produces the protein MGGGCRGRAPPAAGLRLLLAHALLLCTTGSAATDGSVNPCCYFPCQHQGVCVRVGLGGYECDCTRTGYFGDNCTSPELWTCIRNLLKPSPAFYHFILTHFKWFWDIINSTSIRDTLMRLVLIVRANLIPSPPTFNSDYGYISWEAYANVSYYTRILPPVPEDCPMPMGTKGKQQLPDPQLLAERFLLRRRFEADPQGTNLMFAFFAQHFTHQFFKTSGKMGRGFTKALGHGVDLGHLYGDNLQRQHQLRLFKDGKLKFQVVDGEVYPPTVTDAPVHMVYPPAVPKEKQLAIGQEVFGLLPGLCMYATLWLREHNRVCDILKREHPTWSDEQLFQTARLILIGETIKIIIEDYVQHLSGYYLSLKFDPELLFGTQFQYRNRIAVEFNQLYHWHGLMPDSFVIQGEEYSYEQFLYNTSMLLDYGVEALVESFSKQIAGRIGGGQTINANVLKVAVGVIKESRQLRLQPFNEYRKRFGMKPYKSFQELTVFHAHEDCSYFWARN
- the PTGS1 gene encoding prostaglandin G/H synthase 1 isoform X2, with protein sequence MRPKSTNCTKYLNPCCYFPCQHQGVCVRVGLGGYECDCTRTGYFGDNCTSPELWTCIRNLLKPSPAFYHFILTHFKWFWDIINSTSIRDTLMRLVLIVRANLIPSPPTFNSDYGYISWEAYANVSYYTRILPPVPEDCPMPMGTKGKQQLPDPQLLAERFLLRRRFEADPQGTNLMFAFFAQHFTHQFFKTSGKMGRGFTKALGHGVDLGHLYGDNLQRQHQLRLFKDGKLKFQVVDGEVYPPTVTDAPVHMVYPPAVPKEKQLAIGQEVFGLLPGLCMYATLWLREHNRVCDILKREHPTWSDEQLFQTARLILIGETIKIIIEDYVQHLSGYYLSLKFDPELLFGTQFQYRNRIAVEFNQLYHWHGLMPDSFVIQGEEYSYEQFLYNTSMLLDYGVEALVESFSKQIAGRIGGGQTINANVLKVAVGVIKESRQLRLQPFNEYRKRFGMKPYKSFQELTGEEEKAAELEELYGDIDALEFYPGLLLEKPQPNGIFGESMVEIGAPFSLKGLLGNPICSPEYWKPSTFGGATGFEIVKTASLKKLVCLNVKKCPYVAFRVPDAVEGGSPQDGGHSTEL
- the PTGS1 gene encoding prostaglandin G/H synthase 1 isoform X1, whose product is MGGGCRGRAPPAAGLRLLLAHALLLCTTGSAATDGSVNPCCYFPCQHQGVCVRVGLGGYECDCTRTGYFGDNCTSPELWTCIRNLLKPSPAFYHFILTHFKWFWDIINSTSIRDTLMRLVLIVRANLIPSPPTFNSDYGYISWEAYANVSYYTRILPPVPEDCPMPMGTKGKQQLPDPQLLAERFLLRRRFEADPQGTNLMFAFFAQHFTHQFFKTSGKMGRGFTKALGHGVDLGHLYGDNLQRQHQLRLFKDGKLKFQVVDGEVYPPTVTDAPVHMVYPPAVPKEKQLAIGQEVFGLLPGLCMYATLWLREHNRVCDILKREHPTWSDEQLFQTARLILIGETIKIIIEDYVQHLSGYYLSLKFDPELLFGTQFQYRNRIAVEFNQLYHWHGLMPDSFVIQGEEYSYEQFLYNTSMLLDYGVEALVESFSKQIAGRIGGGQTINANVLKVAVGVIKESRQLRLQPFNEYRKRFGMKPYKSFQELTGEEEKAAELEELYGDIDALEFYPGLLLEKPQPNGIFGESMVEIGAPFSLKGLLGNPICSPEYWKPSTFGGATGFEIVKTASLKKLVCLNVKKCPYVAFRVPDAVEGGSPQDGGHSTEL
- the PTGS1 gene encoding prostaglandin G/H synthase 1 isoform X4, whose product is MGGGCRGRAPPAAGLRLLLAHALLLCTTGSAATDGSVNPCCYFPCQHQGVCVRVGLGGYECDCTRTGYFGDNCTSPELWTCIRNLLKPSPAFYHFILTHFKWFWDIINSTSIRDTLMRLVLIVRANLIPSPPTFNSDYGYISWEAYANVSYYTRILPPVPEDCPMPMGTKGKQQLPDPQLLAERFLLRRRFEADPQGTNLMFAFFAQHFTHQFFKTSGKMGRGFTKALGHGVDLGHLYGDNLQRQHQLRLFKDGKLKFQVVDGEVYPPTVTDAPVHMVYPPAVPKEKQLAIGQEVFGLLPGLCMYATLWLREHNRVCDILKREHPTWSDEQLFQTARLILIGETIKIIIEDYVQHLSGYYLSLKFDPELLFGTQFQYRNRIAVEFNQLYHWHGLMPDSFVIQGEEYSYEQFLYNTSMLLDYGVEALVESFSKQIAGRDSAVNITVMSRACSKLGSSSPDLAVEQPGHGSSTSGTVLCCHHMDAFLQVITSTFLTLFASAK